Sequence from the Methanobrevibacter arboriphilus genome:
AGAACTTATACTCAAACTGTTCTTAATGTGGTTAAAGAAGACTCAAGTTCAATTCACATGCTTTAATTTTTAAGTCAAAAAGGATTAATAAAAGGGAATTTTATGAAAGATTTTCGTTTAAAGCAAGCTCAACATTTATTAAAAAAATCTGCTGTAAATTCAGAGGGAGATTTTAAGTTAAAAGCTCCTAACTCTGCAAATATTAATGTTAAAATATTTGAACATATATTTAAAGATTTGATAGCTGCAGAAGACTTTATATATAGTAGTTTACCTAAACATCAACTTTCTGAAGAAGAAGCAGGAGAATTTACAAAATTTCTTATTTCAGCAAGAAATAATATAGATTCTATTCTTACAGATTTTAAGGTTATTGAAAAAACAGAAGAAAAAATTGATATGTCTAAATTAACTGAAAATATTCTTTTTATAACTTCTAAAAATAATTTTAAAAAGCTTTTAAAGAAATTAGGTGTGGATGTTCAAAGAATAATAGTAGCTAGTGTTCCTCTTGATGTAATGGATATCAAAGAGATTAATCCAAAAATTCCTGAATCTGCATTAAAAGGAATAGAAACAAGAGTTAAACATATACATAACGATATTAATCGAAAGAAAAATTCTTTAAATCCAGAAAAAATAATTGTGTTGGCTGAAAATGATTTAAACGGACAATTACTTGGAAAAAGAGCAGAAGAGTATTATGATGCTATAGTATATTTGAATGATAATCTTAAAGATTTAAATGATAATGAACTTATTGAAATCATTGAAAATAACTAATGCTAAATATTTAATAAATATTAGGTAAGAAAATATTAGGCTTTAATAAATATTAGGTAAGAATATGATACTTGTAGATTTTGGTGTTGTTCCAATAGGAACTAAAGAAACTGACTTAGGAAAATATGTTGCTGTAGCTGTTCAAGCTATTAAAGAATCTGGACTTAAATATGAACTTACAGGAATGGGAACTCAAATAGAAGCTCAAAACCTTGATGAAGTTTATGAAGCAGTTAAAACTGCTCAAGAAGCAGTTTTTGATATTGGAGCTAACAGAGTTTTCACTGTTTTAAAAATAGATGATAGAAGAGATAAAAAAAATAGGGGTTTGCAGGATAAAATTGCAACTGTTAATGAAATAATAGATTGATAGACAAATACATTGAGATAGACAAATATATTAGATATTTATTATAAAATAATACTTATTTATAGAATATTTACTTATAGATATTTCGTATATTTTATATATTTTATAAATTGTCAATCTTTATTTTAGTAATCTAGTAATCTTTATTTTAGTAATCTTTATTTTAGTAAAACTTTTCCAATGTATCTTTTGTTAGGAATTTTTGGTATAGATCCTGCATAAACAGTTTTACCTTTAAATATAACATTATCTGCTTTATTACCAGTATTTCTTCCAACGTATCTTCCATTATCATTACTTACCCAAATTTTTATCAGTGTTTTTTTATTTAATTTATTTTTATTAAGTTTATTTTTGTATTTAAAGTTTTCAACATTATATACTATTATATTTCTTCTATTTACTCCAAATTTATCAGTACCTGCAATATATATAGCTGCATCAACAGATTTATTTTTTTTCACTGTGTATTTGTTGTGTCTGAATAAATTAGGGCTGTTTGGAATACTTAAATATTCTCCAGACTTCATTTTAAAGATACTTAGTTTTGAAACTCCATAATTATAAATTACTACTCCAACTTTTCCATTTGGAGCTTTAATAACAAAATGCCCAAGTCCTAAACTTTTAACTTTTTTCATAGCTTTTTTCATATAAACTGAGTTTATAGTGTTTTTATATACCATCTTAGCTCCTAAATTCTGAAGATATTTATTAACCTTTGGATTATCGCTTCCTCCTGTTGCAAGATACCATCCATTTTTGAATATTATTGAATGGAAAAAGTATGTGTTTGTTGTTTTATATTCTTTTAATGCTTCAATTCCATATAATTTTACTTTCTTTATGTATAAATTTGCTGCATATGTTGAATCTCTTCTATAAGCATAAGTATAAGCACTAGAGTTTATTTGAAGAATTATAGAACAACAACCAGTTTCTATTTTAGACTTACTTTTACTACTTATGTTAGTAGGAGTATTTGTTTTTGAATCCTCTTTTTTTGAATCTATTTTTGTGTTTAAGGTGTCATTTGATGTTGAATTAGTTTCTACATTTGTTTTAATATTATTACCAATAAAAATATTATTTTTATCAATATCTGTAGCTAAAGAACATTCTAATGAAGAAACAACAAATAATAAGAAAATTATCATAAAAATAAATTTTAAATGTTTTCCATAGGCTTTTCCATACATAGTACTAAATTCCTTCTTAATTGAATCATGTTATAATAATTTTATATAATTAGTATATTCTTATATAATTTCTATATAATAAGTTATTCTTTATCAATATCCTGATAGAATAGTTTTATAGAATATTAGAAAACATTAAATCACGATAAAAGTTAAATTTTAATATTTTAGTTTTTTAGACTAAAAATAGTGTATAAATTTAATATAATTAAAAAATTATTAATTATAAATAATATTATTAGTTATAACTATAAAATAAAACGATTTAATAATAAAAAATATAATAAATTGATAAAGATATAATAAATAAAATCTATATCATAAAAATTAAAATGAATATAATCAAGTTATTAAACCAGTAATTTATTTAAACCCATAATTTATTAACTAACTTAAGCTAAGTTTTAGATAGTTTTATCAGTTAAACTTATCTTAACTAAATTAATTAGCTAAATTTATCTGATGCTTCTTTTAATACTTTAATAATAGTATCTAAATCTTCTTGATTGATTTTTGGATGAATCGGAAGTGAAATGACTGAACTTGCTGCATTTTCTGTTTCTTCAAGATTATCATCGTATCCTAAGTTAATATAAAGTTCTTGTTTGTAAATAGGTATTGGGTAGTGAATTCCTGTTCCAATTCCATTTTCATTAAGGAAATTGACCCACTCATCTCTATTTCCTGTTTTTATTTTTATAGTATATTGATGATAAACATGTTTTACTCCACTAAGAACTTTTGGAGTAATTATTCCTTCAACATCTTTTAAATTTTCATCAAGGTATTCAGCATTATTAATTCTCTTTTGATTAAATTCATCAATTTTTTTGAGTTGTGCAAGACCAATAGCTGCAGCTATATCTGTCATTCTAAAATTATAGCCTAAAACAGCATGTTCATATCTTTTTGTTTCACCATGGGCTCTAAAGATCCTTGCTTTTTCAGCTAATTCCTTATCATTAGTAGTAATCATTCCTCCTTCGCTTGTGGTCATATTTTTAGTTGGATAAAAACTGAAACAAGCAAGATCTCCTATACTACCAACTTTACTATCTTTATACATGGATCCATGAGCTTGTGCAGCATCTTCAATAACATATAAATCATGTTTTTTTGCTATTTCATTAATCTTATCCATATCTGCTGCTTGACCATATAATTGAACTGGCATTATAGCTTTTGTTTTTTCGGTTATTGCATTTTCTATTTTATTAGGGTCGATATTGAATGTTTTTGGGTCTATATCTACAAATACTGGTTTAGCTCCAGTATATAAAATTGAATTTCCAGTAGCTGCAAATGAAAATGGTGTTGTGATTACTTCATCTCCTTCTTTAATTCCACAAGCTAGAAGAGCTACATGTAATGCTGTTGTTCCTGAACTAGTAGCTATTCCATACTTTGCACCAACAAATTCTGCAAATTTTTCTTCAAATTCAGCTACTTTAGGGCCTTGAGCAATAAACCCTGTTTTTAAAACTTTTACAACTTCTTCTATCTCTTCTTCTCCAATAATAGGATTTGCAATGGGAATTTTAATCTCTGACATTAATACACCTTTTATTATATTCAAAAATTACATTATAACTTTATAATAATAATCTTATAATAATTTTATAATTTATAATATACATTACAAAGATATTTATTTTAATCATTATTAATATATCTTAGTAATTGACAGTAATCATAATAAATTATATTGAGATTTAACATTATATTTGAGATAATTATATCTGAGATTAATATTTATTAGATTTGATATTTATTTTAGAGTTAATATTTATTATGCATTGAATTTTATTATTACATTGAGTTAATATATAAATTAATCTATAAAGAATAATATAATAATAAAAAAGCAATAATAAAGAGAATTAATAAAAGAGAATTAATAATAAAATTAATAATTAAAAGAATTAAGATTGATATAAAAATAAAATATAAAAATAAATGAAAAAACAAAATAAAAGCAAAAAATAAAATACTAGAAATTTAAGAATATTATAAATTTAAAATATTAAAATTCTAAGAATGTTATAAGCTTAAGAATATTAAAAATTTAAAAATACTATAAACCTAGTATTGGATTTATCAATGCTGAAATTTCAATCAATTATAGGGGCTTTTTTTATGGATAAACAGGAAATTGAAATAATTAATGAAGGATTAGTTGAAATTAGAGTTCCTAAATTTGATAAAGTTTCATCTAGTGCACCTGTTTTTTATAATCCTAAAATGGAATTTAATAGAGATATATCAATACTTGCCTTACAAACATTTCAAGAGGAAGTAGAAAGAGAAATAAATATCTGTGATGTTTTTGGAGGAAGTGGAATAAGAGCTATTCGATATAAAAAAGAAATTGAGGGAGTGGGGATAGTTTCTGTAAATGACATTAGTTCACTTGCTATAGAACAATCAAAACAAAATGCACTTAATAACAATGTTGAAATTGATATTTATCAAAAAGAAGCTAATATAATACTTCGTGAGAATAGGGGAGTCTTTGATGTAGTTGATATTGATCCTTTTGGTACTCCTTCTTATTTTGTTGATTCTGTAGGTTATTCTTTAAAAAAAGATTCACTTCTCTGTATTACAGCTACTGATACTTCTGCATTATGTGGTACTTATAAAGAGCCTTGTATTAGGAAATATAATGCAGTACCTTTTAAAAGTGAGTATTGTCATGAGAATGGAATTAGGATTTTAGCAGGGTTTGTTTCTTTAACTCTTGCTAAGTATAAAAAATATATTGAAGATATTAAACTTTCTCATAGTAGTGAACATTATATGAGGTTATATATTAAAATCGATAAAGGTTCAAAAGCTACTGATGATTCACTAGCTTCTAATATTGGTTATATTTCTCATTGTAAAAAATGTCTTTATAGAACTGCTATAAAAGGATTAGCTAACCCAATTCCAGAATTTTGTCCAGTTTGTGGGGAAAAATTAATTTCTGCAGGTCCTTTGTGGATTGGTAAGCTTCAAAATCCTGATTTTATTTCTAAAATGATTGAAAAACTGGATGAAGATAATTCTAATAGGAAAAAATTAAACACTGAAGATAAGATCTTAAAATTACTTCATAGCTGCTTCGAGGAGTCAAATGCACCTATTACTTTCTATGATATTCATGTAATTTGTAAAAATCTTAAAATAAGTGCTCCTAAGATAGCTGATATTATGGATGAAATAAAAAAAGAGGGTTATATAGTGGTTAAAACTCATTTTAATCCTATTGGTGTAAAATCAGATATTGGTATTGTAAGATTAAAGGAGATTATTAATTCTTTAGTATAACAGTATAATTTTTATTTAGTGGTATTATTTTTTACATTATTATTTTTATTTTACAAGATGTTACTCTTATTATAGATATTACTTTTATTATATAATTTTTATTAATAACTAATTAGTGTACATGTAATTTTTTATTAAATATCTAACTATTGTATGTATGATTTTTTATTAAGTATCTAATGATTAAATCTAAATGTTTTTTCATATCCCTACTTTTTATCTAAATAATCCTAAAACTATATTAATAATATTAGACAAATAATTTAATAACAAAAAATAGTATTATTTTTTGTCTATGTGAGGTGAAAATATGGAAATCATTGAACTTTTTAAAGATTCATTAACATATCCAACAAAAGATTGGAATAAACTACTAATATTTGGTGTTTTATTCATAATCGCGGGAATATTTGGTCTTTTACAGGCTTTAGGTATTGCATTAAGTCAGTATATTGCTGCAAACATTTTAGAGATTATATCTGCAATTATTTTCATTATTGTAGGTTTAATAATCTATGGTTA
This genomic interval carries:
- a CDS encoding DUF2100 domain-containing protein, with product MKDFRLKQAQHLLKKSAVNSEGDFKLKAPNSANINVKIFEHIFKDLIAAEDFIYSSLPKHQLSEEEAGEFTKFLISARNNIDSILTDFKVIEKTEEKIDMSKLTENILFITSKNNFKKLLKKLGVDVQRIIVASVPLDVMDIKEINPKIPESALKGIETRVKHIHNDINRKKNSLNPEKIIVLAENDLNGQLLGKRAEEYYDAIVYLNDNLKDLNDNELIEIIENN
- a CDS encoding MTH1187 family thiamine-binding protein — its product is MILVDFGVVPIGTKETDLGKYVAVAVQAIKESGLKYELTGMGTQIEAQNLDEVYEAVKTAQEAVFDIGANRVFTVLKIDDRRDKKNRGLQDKIATVNEIID
- a CDS encoding DegT/DnrJ/EryC1/StrS family aminotransferase, encoding MSEIKIPIANPIIGEEEIEEVVKVLKTGFIAQGPKVAEFEEKFAEFVGAKYGIATSSGTTALHVALLACGIKEGDEVITTPFSFAATGNSILYTGAKPVFVDIDPKTFNIDPNKIENAITEKTKAIMPVQLYGQAADMDKINEIAKKHDLYVIEDAAQAHGSMYKDSKVGSIGDLACFSFYPTKNMTTSEGGMITTNDKELAEKARIFRAHGETKRYEHAVLGYNFRMTDIAAAIGLAQLKKIDEFNQKRINNAEYLDENLKDVEGIITPKVLSGVKHVYHQYTIKIKTGNRDEWVNFLNENGIGTGIHYPIPIYKQELYINLGYDDNLEETENAASSVISLPIHPKINQEDLDTIIKVLKEASDKFS
- a CDS encoding tRNA (guanine(10)-N(2))-dimethyltransferase — encoded protein: MDKQEIEIINEGLVEIRVPKFDKVSSSAPVFYNPKMEFNRDISILALQTFQEEVEREINICDVFGGSGIRAIRYKKEIEGVGIVSVNDISSLAIEQSKQNALNNNVEIDIYQKEANIILRENRGVFDVVDIDPFGTPSYFVDSVGYSLKKDSLLCITATDTSALCGTYKEPCIRKYNAVPFKSEYCHENGIRILAGFVSLTLAKYKKYIEDIKLSHSSEHYMRLYIKIDKGSKATDDSLASNIGYISHCKKCLYRTAIKGLANPIPEFCPVCGEKLISAGPLWIGKLQNPDFISKMIEKLDEDNSNRKKLNTEDKILKLLHSCFEESNAPITFYDIHVICKNLKISAPKIADIMDEIKKEGYIVVKTHFNPIGVKSDIGIVRLKEIINSLV